From Amycolatopsis sp. WQ 127309:
CGGGCGCTGCTGGCCGATTCCCGGCTGCAGAAGGACAACGTGCGCGCGCACGCGCTGTTCGAGGCCAAGCTGCCCGACGAAGTGGCCGCGCAGGGTGGCTTCGGCGAGTCGCTGGGCCACCACATGCTCAACATGGACCCGCCGGACCACTCGCGGCTGCGCAAGCTCGTCAACAAGGCGTTCACGGGCCGCACCGTGGCGCGGCTGCGGCCGCGGATCGAGGAGATCACCGCCGGGCTGCTCGACGCGCTGGCCGGGCGGGAGCGGGCCGACCTGCTGCCCTCCTTCGCCGCGCCGCTGCCGATCACGGTGATCTGCGAGCTGCTCGGCGTCGCGCCGGAGCACCGCACGGAGTTCGCCGACTGGTCCAAGACGCTGCTGAGCGCGTCGGAGCCGGCGGCCGGGCAGGCCGCGGCGCAGAACATGTTCGGCTACCTCACCGGCCTGATCGCCCAGAAGCGCGCCGAGCCGGCCGAGGACCTGCTGTCGGACCTGGTCCACGCGAGCGACGACGGCGACTCGCTGTCCGAGCCCGAACTGGTGTCGATGGCGTTCCTGCTGCTGGTCGCCGGGCACGAGACCACCGTCAACCTGATCGCCAACAGCGTGCTGGCGCTGCTGCGCGAGCCGGCGCAGCTCGCCCTGCTGCGCGAAGACCCGTCGCTGCTGCCGAACGCCGTCGAGGAGTTCCTCCGCTTCGACGGCCCGATCCACCTGGCCACCCTGCGGTTCACCACGGCGCCGGTCGAGGCGGGCGGCGTGACGATCCCGGAGGGCGAGTTCGTGCTGATCTCGCTGCTGGGCGCCAACCGGGACGAGGCGCGGTACGCCGAGCCGGGCAAGCTCGACATCACGCGCGCCGCGGGCGGCCACCTGGCCTTCGGCCACGGCATCCACTACTGCGTCGGCGCCCCGCTGGCCCGCCTGGAGGCGGAGATCGCCCTCGGCGGCCTGCTGGCGCGGTTCCCGGACCTCGAGCTGGACGCGAAGCCGGACGAGCTGGTCTACCGGCCCAGCTCGCTGATCCACGGCCTGGAGTCCCTTCCGGTCCGGTTGCGCTGATTTAATCGGCGGATGGACTCCGCCGACCTGCTCGCCCTGGACGCCCAGCACGTGTGGCACCCGTACGCGCCCATGCCCGCGAAGGTGCCTTCGCTGCTGGTGACCGAGGCGAGCGGGGTGCGGCTCACGCTCGCCGACGGCCGGGAGCTGGTCGACGGGATGTCGTCGTGGTGGTCGGCGATCCACGGCTACCGGCACCCGGCCCTCGACGCCGCGCTCGCCGCGCAGGCCGGGCGGATGAGCCACGTGATGTTCGGCGGCCTGACGCACGAGCCGGCGATCACCCTGGCCAAGACGCTCGTCGACCTGACGCCGGACGGTCTCGAGCACGTCTTCCTCTGCGACTCGGGCTCGGTGTCGGTCGAGGTCGCGGCGAAGATGTGCTTGCAGTACCAGCGTTCCCGCGGCCTGCCGGAGAAGCGTCGGCTGCTCACCTGGCGCGGCGGTTACCACGGCGACACGTTCACGCCGATGAGCGTCTGCGACCCCGACGGCGGCATGCACTCGCTGTGGCGCGGGGTGCTGCCCGAGCAGGTCTTCGTGCCGATGCCGCCGTCCGGGTTCGACACCCCGCCGGACCAGTCCTATGTGGACCTGCTCGGCGAGGAGATCGCCCGGCACGCCGGGGAGCTGGCCGCGGTGATCGTCGAGCCGGTGGTGCAGGGGGCCGGCGGGATGCGCTTCCACCACCCCGCCTACCTGCGCGCGCTGCGGGAGCTGACCGAGGCGCACGACGTGCTGCTGATCTTCGACGAGATCGCCACCGGCTTCGGCCGCACCGGCGCGCTGTTCGCCGCCGAGCACGCGGGCGTGACGCCGGACGTGCTGTGCCTCGGCAAGGCGCTGACCGGTGGCTACCTGAGCATGGCGGCGACGCTGTGCACCCCGGACGTCGCCGCCGGCATCTCCCGCGGCGCGCTGCCGGTGCTCGCGCACGGCCCGACGTTCATGGGCAACCCGCTCGCCTCGGCGGTCGCGAACGCGTCGCTGGGCCTGCTGGCGGACGGCGCGTGGAAACGCGACGTCACGAGGGTGGAGAAGGGCCTGCTGGACGGCCTCGCCCCGGCCCGCGACCTCCCGTCGGTGGTGGACGTCCGGGTGCTCGGCGGCATCGGCGTGCTGCAGCTCGACCACCCGGTGGACATGGCGGTGGCGACCGAGGTGGTGACGGCGCGGGGCGCGTGGCTGCGGCCGTTCCGCGACCTGGTGTACGCGATGCCGCCGTACGTGACGAGCGACGCGGACCTCGCGGTGATCACCGGCGCGATGCTGGCGGTGGCGGAGAAGGCGTGATCACCCGCGGGAGACCGCCGGGGCTTGTAAACGCTTGATTTCAGCATATCGGGTGTGACCGCGCGCACAGCGAGACCCGAAGGTCCCTCATCGTCGCTCTGCGTACAAACCCTCGATCTACACCACGCGAACGGCGGAGGCGGCGAGTGTGAAAGGTTCCCAGTGCGGCATCGATCCCGTGCCCAGGTAAACGCGAGAAATGCTTGCATAGCAGACTTTTCGCGTGCTTTCGGCGATCCTGCCCCCATGATCGAGATCGTTCGTGGTGAACACGACACCGGCCCGCCGTCTCCGCTGGAGACCTTCAAGCAGAACCTCAAGCACGACCTGCCCGCCTCGATAGTCGTTTTCCTCGTCGCCGTACCGCTTTCCCTCGGCATCGCGCTCGCCGCCGGGGCTCCGGTGCTCGCCGGACTCGTCTCCGCCGTTGTAGGCGGGCTGGTCGCGAGCGTCTTCGGTGGCTCGCCGCTGCAGGTCAGTGGGCCTTCCGCCGCTCTCACCGTGGTGCTGGCCGACACGATCGCCACCCACGGCTGGCCCGTCACCTGCGCGATCACCGTCGCCGCCGGGCTGCTCCAGATCCTCTTCGGCCTGACCCGCACCGCCCGCGCCGCGCTCGCGGTGTCGCCGGCCATCGTGCACGGCCTGCTCGCCGGCATCGGCGTCACGATCGTGCTCGGCCAGCTGCACGTGGTCCTGGGCGGCACCGCGCAGGGCTCCGCGCTGGCCAACGTCGTCGCGCTGCCGCGGCAGATCGCCGCCCACCACGACCAGGCCGTGCTGATCGGGGTCGTCACCCTCGCCGTGCTGCTGGCCTGGCCGCGGCTGCCCGCCGTCGTCCGCCGGGTGCCCGCGCCGCTGGCCGCCATCGCCCTGGCCACCGGGCTGTCCGTGCTGACCGGCATGACCCTGCCGCGCGTCGACCTGCCCGCCGGGCTGCCGTCCCTGCACCTCGTGCCGCGGCTGCCCGACGGCGGCTGGGGCGGGTTCGCCCTCGCCGCCGTCACCATCGCGCTGATCGCCGGCCTCGAGAGCCTGCTGTCCGCGGTCTCGGTCGACAAGCGCCGCGGCGGCCCGCGCACCGACCTCGACCGCGAGCTGGTCGGGCAGGGCATGGCGAACGTCGCCGCCGGCGCGCTCGGCGGCTTCCCGGTCACCGGCGTCGTCGTGCGCAGCATGACCAACTACGAGGCCGGCGCGCGCACCCGGATGTCGGCGATGCTGCACTGCGCCTGGATCCTCGCCGCCTGCCTGCTGCTCACCGGCACCCTGCGGCTGATCCCGCTGGCCGCCCTCGCCGCGCTGCTGGTGTACGTCGGGACGAAACTGGTCAACCCGGCCGCGATCAAGGACGTCCGCCGCCACGGCGACCTCCCGGTGTACGTCGTCACGCTGGCCGGTGCCGTCGCGGTCAACCTCCTGACCGGCGTCGCCGCCGGGATACTGCTGGCCCTCGCGCTGATGCTGCGGCGGATGATCTTCTCCGGCATTCACGTCGAAAAACACGGCGACAGCCACCGCGTCGTCATCGAAGGCGCGCTGACGTTCCTCTCCGTGCCCCGGCTGACCCGGGTGCTCGCCGAGGTGCCCGCGCACGCCGAGGTCACCCTGGAACTGCTCGTCGACTACCTCGACCACGCCGCGTTCGACTGCCTGCGCGGCTGGCAGCAGGCGCACGCCGGGCCGGTGACGGTCGACGAGCTCGGCCACCCGTGGTTCGAACGCGGCCGCGCGGGGACGCCGACCGTGCGCCGGGGCCTCGCCGCGCGCGTGGTGCCGCGCTGGCTGGCGCCCTGGTCGGAGTGGCAGGCCGAGCACGTCGCCCTGCCCGTGCAGCGCAGCGCGAGCTCGCTGCTGTGCCGCGGCGCGTCGGAGTTCCAGCGCCGCACCGCGCCGCTGCTGCGCGACACCTGGACCGGGCTCGCGGACGGCCAGGAGCCGCACACCCTGTTCATCACCTGCGGCGACGCGCGGATCGTGCCGAACCTGATCACGACCAGCGGGCCGGGTGACCTGTTCACGGTGCGGAACATCGGCAACCTCGTCCCGCCGGCGGACGGCGGCGCCGACTCCTCGGTCGGCGCGGCGATCGAGTACGCCGTCGGTGTGCTCGGGGTCGCGGAGATCGTGGTCTGCGGGCATTCCGGCTGCGGCGCGATGAAGGCGCTGCTCGGCCAGGCCCCGGCGGGCCTGCACCAGCTCGGCGCCTGGCTGCGCCACGGCGAGCCGACGCTGCTGCGCCGCGGCCGGGAGGCGCCGCTGCTGCTCGGCGGCCGCCGGCCCGCCGCCGAGGCCGACCAGCTCGCGCTGCAGAACGTCGTGCAGCAGCTGGAAACCCTGCGCGGCTACCCGGTGGTGGCCGCGGCGCTGGAGCGCGGCGGCCTCCGGCTGACCGGGATGTACTTCGACGTCGGCGCCGCGCAGGTGTCCCTGCTGGACGACGCGGCCCGCGGCTTCGTCCCGGCGGGCGCCGTCACGTCCTGACCAAGCGCCCCAATGTGGCGTTCGGTGCGTTGGACGCACCCAACGCCACATTGGGGCGCTCGGGAACCCTTGTGTCGTAAAGGGTTCAACTGTCGGGTGACAGGCACGCCGGGCGTGAACGGCGGGTTAAGCGGACGTCCGATTTGTGTCATTCGGGCAAATTATGGCCAGGCGTTCACTCGATCGAGTGGTGCATAGCGGACATTTCACACGATTTCCGGTTGCATGGCGATCATGAGACCCCTCGCCGTGCTCCGCCACGACCTGCCGGCCTCCCTGGTCGTTTTCCTCGTCGCCGTCCCGCTTTCGCTCGGCATCGCGCTCGCCTCGGGCGCGCCGGTCGCCGCCGGCCTGATCGCCGCCGTCGTCGGCGGGGTCGTCGCCGGTGCCCTCGGCGGCTCCGCGCTCCAGGTGAGCGGGCCCGCCGCCGGCCTGACCGTGATCATGGCCGAAACCATCAGCACCTTCGGCTGGGCCGTCACGTGCCTGATCACGGTCGCCGCCGGTGCCCTCCAGATCCTGCTCGGGCTGAGCCGCATCGCGCGCGCCGCGCTGGCCATCTCGCCGGCCATCGTGCACGGCATGCTGGCCGGCATCGGCGTCACGATCGTGCTCGGCCAGCTGCACGTCATCCTCGGCGGCAAGGCCCAGAGCTCGGCCGTGGAGAACGTCGCCGAGCTGCCCGGCCAGATCGTCGCCCACCACGACTCCGCCACCGTGATCGGCCTGCTCACCATCGCGATCCTGCTGATCTGGCCGCGGCTGCCGAAGGCCGTCCAGCGGGTTCCCGGGCCGCTGGCGGCGATCGCGCTCGCCACCGTGGCGTCGGTCGCCGCCGGGATGACGCTGCCGCGCGTCGAACTG
This genomic window contains:
- a CDS encoding cytochrome P450, whose product is MTTVEVAEDFAQDAHLFAELLRAGGPARLVRMPRGLTCYIVTDFTQARALLADSRLQKDNVRAHALFEAKLPDEVAAQGGFGESLGHHMLNMDPPDHSRLRKLVNKAFTGRTVARLRPRIEEITAGLLDALAGRERADLLPSFAAPLPITVICELLGVAPEHRTEFADWSKTLLSASEPAAGQAAAQNMFGYLTGLIAQKRAEPAEDLLSDLVHASDDGDSLSEPELVSMAFLLLVAGHETTVNLIANSVLALLREPAQLALLREDPSLLPNAVEEFLRFDGPIHLATLRFTTAPVEAGGVTIPEGEFVLISLLGANRDEARYAEPGKLDITRAAGGHLAFGHGIHYCVGAPLARLEAEIALGGLLARFPDLELDAKPDELVYRPSSLIHGLESLPVRLR
- a CDS encoding adenosylmethionine--8-amino-7-oxononanoate transaminase, producing MDSADLLALDAQHVWHPYAPMPAKVPSLLVTEASGVRLTLADGRELVDGMSSWWSAIHGYRHPALDAALAAQAGRMSHVMFGGLTHEPAITLAKTLVDLTPDGLEHVFLCDSGSVSVEVAAKMCLQYQRSRGLPEKRRLLTWRGGYHGDTFTPMSVCDPDGGMHSLWRGVLPEQVFVPMPPSGFDTPPDQSYVDLLGEEIARHAGELAAVIVEPVVQGAGGMRFHHPAYLRALRELTEAHDVLLIFDEIATGFGRTGALFAAEHAGVTPDVLCLGKALTGGYLSMAATLCTPDVAAGISRGALPVLAHGPTFMGNPLASAVANASLGLLADGAWKRDVTRVEKGLLDGLAPARDLPSVVDVRVLGGIGVLQLDHPVDMAVATEVVTARGAWLRPFRDLVYAMPPYVTSDADLAVITGAMLAVAEKA
- a CDS encoding bifunctional SulP family inorganic anion transporter/carbonic anhydrase codes for the protein MIEIVRGEHDTGPPSPLETFKQNLKHDLPASIVVFLVAVPLSLGIALAAGAPVLAGLVSAVVGGLVASVFGGSPLQVSGPSAALTVVLADTIATHGWPVTCAITVAAGLLQILFGLTRTARAALAVSPAIVHGLLAGIGVTIVLGQLHVVLGGTAQGSALANVVALPRQIAAHHDQAVLIGVVTLAVLLAWPRLPAVVRRVPAPLAAIALATGLSVLTGMTLPRVDLPAGLPSLHLVPRLPDGGWGGFALAAVTIALIAGLESLLSAVSVDKRRGGPRTDLDRELVGQGMANVAAGALGGFPVTGVVVRSMTNYEAGARTRMSAMLHCAWILAACLLLTGTLRLIPLAALAALLVYVGTKLVNPAAIKDVRRHGDLPVYVVTLAGAVAVNLLTGVAAGILLALALMLRRMIFSGIHVEKHGDSHRVVIEGALTFLSVPRLTRVLAEVPAHAEVTLELLVDYLDHAAFDCLRGWQQAHAGPVTVDELGHPWFERGRAGTPTVRRGLAARVVPRWLAPWSEWQAEHVALPVQRSASSLLCRGASEFQRRTAPLLRDTWTGLADGQEPHTLFITCGDARIVPNLITTSGPGDLFTVRNIGNLVPPADGGADSSVGAAIEYAVGVLGVAEIVVCGHSGCGAMKALLGQAPAGLHQLGAWLRHGEPTLLRRGREAPLLLGGRRPAAEADQLALQNVVQQLETLRGYPVVAAALERGGLRLTGMYFDVGAAQVSLLDDAARGFVPAGAVTS